The nucleotide window TTCAGCCCTCTACTCTCGCTTAGCGTCTCTGACACCCTGGTTGGAGAACCTTTCGATGGACCCGTAcctgaaattgatttcagttTAGTGCATACATTGTTGGACCTATGACCTGTATACTTTTCATCCACCACATGATTTCCGGTTTTGTTCTTGGCCGGGAATGACTAGTTTGAAaagtgttcaaattttttgcgaTTGTTCATTTAGCCTTACCCGGAAGTCCTCTAAAGGCGTTTCTCATGACTTGAGCCACTGCTGAAAAAATCCCACCAACATTAGTCAACGACTCCGAACTATTTTTCTGAGGTCCGACGGGTGTCATTGAAGATGTGTTTGGCGTTTCGTAATAATAATCAGTGGATGAAGCTGTGTAGCTATCAATTGATGAAATCGATCGAACTAAGCTACTGGAGGGGTGTTGAATGTGACTAGAAACGTTGGGCAACGAAGAAGTCATATTCTTAGTCAAAGACTTGCTCTGATCAAGTTTTTCCAGGCTAGAATTGATAAGCGGCATGAGTTTAGACGTTGATATTTCAAACCCATTTTCAACAACAACCATCATTACGACTCTTGATGAGGTTGCTGATGGGGTTGATAAGGGAGTTTTGAAAGACTCCGAATCCTCTCGATTCTCAACATTCTCCTTGTCCGAGTTGTCCTCGTTCTGTTGCACGATCCGAGCTTCCGAGTCGTTTTGAACACTGCAGGCCGATTTCTCCCCGAGAATCTCGGGAGCTTCATAAAATTCTTCATTATCTGAGACTGGGTCAACCGTACTGTCGGCCATGATCTGGTGCTGATCAGAGAACCGCACAACTTTCTTGGCAAAATCTTTCGGCGCGGTTGGTGAATCCGTATCCTTTGGGGCATCAAACAATTTTTGGAGATTATCTTGCGCTTCGGTTAAATCCATGCAGATGGAAGTTTGCTCTTCCTGTTCCTCCATTACTTCCAAAGCCCGGCTGGAattcgttttgaaaaattctctcgAATACCCAGAACAACCCTCTGACATGCGGTTTGCAATCGCGGTAGATCTCGAGGGTGTGTGAACACTACCAAATGATTTTGAGCTGGAAGAAATACTGCCGGCTGCAATCGCTGAAGCGCAACTGTCAGTGTTGATATCCTTTGAAGTGAGCAGTTGGCTAGTTGCTGAGTAATAGAGCGTCGGCGATGGGTTTTCCTCGACCGTTGGGGTTTTTGGAGTTTTAAGAAAAAACGATGGAAACTTGGACGTCTTATTGTTGAAATGAAACACCGATCTCTGATCAGCGACACTGCCGTGCATAGGAGTACTGGTGTTTCGCATTAATTCCTGAGGAAAGGCGAAACCCTGCAAGCTGTGAAATTCTGAATCGATAGAGGGCGATTCTTTTCGACAATATGCTGGACACGACAGAGTTTTGGTGATGGGCGATGGCGTAACTTGTGCAGAAAGTTTTTTCACCTGTTCCGGAGGTAAGGAGTTGCCATTTTTTTGCTGCTGCCAAAACTCACATCTTTTAAAACTTTGTAACTCCGAACTGCTGCGGTATACCTGACCGCACAAGACGCACATCAACGGCAAATGGCGGATAACCAAGTGGCAAAGAAACTTTGCatccttgaatttttcgagTGGTAATTTTTTCGACAAACACAGACAGCAATTCGCGTCCGTTTTGGGCCTTGGGTGCTTCTTCTGTTCATGTAACTCACGGCAACTGCTGCAGCAGAAGAGTTTCTTGCAGCTGTGACAACGGTTATCCTGTTGACAATAATGCGCACAAACTTTAATTGGTGTCAGCTCAAGTGATTTATGGAATCGGATTCAATATTCGAGAAGTTTACGATCTTCTTGATCTTACAACTATTAATCGCATAACGTAATTGATTTATCAACTTTTATTCAACATAACTAACGTCCTTTCACTATGAAAACAGTACTAGCGTTAGTGCAGTTTTTTCATAACATTTTCGACCTTCAATGGCACGAgtaagttttcaaaaatcacgTACCGTTAGGATTAGTCAAATTGTAAAGAATTCCACAGACACTACGCGTTGCAAATTCCACTCTTCATCGTATAACAGAAAATATAACTTCATGTGACAATCGAACCGAGAGGCTTCCGTTTAATGTGGAGCATTATTGGGATATATAAATACCTCAATCAATGAATTCATGTCTGCTCTTCGATCAACTTGACCAACTACAAAGTTGTTTACACCTGTCACTGCCTGAACTGGCGGCTTGTTGCCGGATACATATTACCGTAGTTTGCGCGACTCCTTACTACCTGCTTACTACTGCCGATTGCAGCGCTATTGGTGGTCGGAGATGAAAACGacagaagaaaagaagaacgaAGGTTTGGGCAAAGGTTTGGGCAGGTGGAACTGTAATGAATAAATCAAGATTCGGTTGACAATATCTCATTAATTTATTACTTCGATTCATCATCAATTTCCTTCAATGCTTTGTTATCAGAGATGGATACTGTAACCGATGGCTCTTCTTCTGGAGAACTGGATATGgtgcatttttctttgaagGCAGAAATTGCGGATTCAGGTTCATTAAATACTGTCAGACTTGTGCCAGGTTTTTTCAGTTGAAGTTTTCCTTTTTCCAACAGTGTTATCGCCTCTTCGTATGGTGGAGATATGGGGGATTGATTGGGCTCATGATACTTGTACTCCTTTCCTTCATACTAAAATATTGACAGCAAATTGTTCGCGTTTAGGGAAATCTAACAGCATGGTAGAATGAATTCAATAGCAAATTAGTATTAGTCATTTTACCTCAAGTGAGTAGCAAGCATCTGAATCAGGTTGACTTAAATCACCGCATACTACAAATGGTACGACATATCTGTTGATTCCGGTTAACTGATTGAAATCACAATGCTCGTGAGTAAGCAAAGGGTTTAGCATATGTGGCTGGTAGCCTTCTGGTGGAGAGTAGTTTTTGCATACAACA belongs to Neodiprion lecontei isolate iyNeoLeco1 chromosome 5, iyNeoLeco1.1, whole genome shotgun sequence and includes:
- the LOC107217244 gene encoding uncharacterized protein LOC107217244 isoform X2, with the translated sequence MCVLCGQVYRSSSELQSFKRCEFWQQQKNGNSLPPEQVKKLSAQVTPSPITKTLSCPAYCRKESPSIDSEFHSLQGFAFPQELMRNTSTPMHGSVADQRSVFHFNNKTSKFPSFFLKTPKTPTVEENPSPTLYYSATSQLLTSKDINTDSCASAIAAGSISSSSKSFGSVHTPSRSTAIANRMSEGCSGYSREFFKTNSSRALEVMEEQEEQTSICMDLTEAQDNLQKLFDAPKDTDSPTAPKDFAKKVVRFSDQHQIMADSTVDPVSDNEEFYEAPEILGEKSACSVQNDSEARIVQQNEDNSDKENVENREDSESFKTPLSTPSATSSRVVMMVVVENGFEISTSKLMPLINSSLEKLDQSKSLTKNMTSSLPNVSSHIQHPSSSLVRSISSIDSYTASSTDYYYETPNTSSMTPVGPQKNSSESLTNVGGIFSAVAQVMRNAFRGLPGTGPSKGSPTRVSETLSESRGLNSTGSRTSPSRFSTMATSLLRRPGKRSRDSINDAVSPYRRELRSPRNETGYSPVAKRPRSWHRIRGRDPIARMRRDASTTTRGVSSETQHFQQGSLSAGDTILPIPSRAHQSTQTD
- the LOC107217244 gene encoding uncharacterized protein LOC107217244 isoform X1; translation: MNSLIEDNRCHSCKKLFCCSSCRELHEQKKHPRPKTDANCCLCLSKKLPLEKFKDAKFLCHLVIRHLPLMCVLCGQVYRSSSELQSFKRCEFWQQQKNGNSLPPEQVKKLSAQVTPSPITKTLSCPAYCRKESPSIDSEFHSLQGFAFPQELMRNTSTPMHGSVADQRSVFHFNNKTSKFPSFFLKTPKTPTVEENPSPTLYYSATSQLLTSKDINTDSCASAIAAGSISSSSKSFGSVHTPSRSTAIANRMSEGCSGYSREFFKTNSSRALEVMEEQEEQTSICMDLTEAQDNLQKLFDAPKDTDSPTAPKDFAKKVVRFSDQHQIMADSTVDPVSDNEEFYEAPEILGEKSACSVQNDSEARIVQQNEDNSDKENVENREDSESFKTPLSTPSATSSRVVMMVVVENGFEISTSKLMPLINSSLEKLDQSKSLTKNMTSSLPNVSSHIQHPSSSLVRSISSIDSYTASSTDYYYETPNTSSMTPVGPQKNSSESLTNVGGIFSAVAQVMRNAFRGLPGTGPSKGSPTRVSETLSESRGLNSTGSRTSPSRFSTMATSLLRRPGKRSRDSINDAVSPYRRELRSPRNETGYSPVAKRPRSWHRIRGRDPIARMRRDASTTTRGVSSETQHFQQGSLSAGDTILPIPSRAHQSTQTD